The DNA segment CCAAGTCGAAACCATTTTCAGTACCGTCTCTATCCATAGAAGTGACTAAAAGCTCACCTGCACCCAATTTTGCGACTTTTTGTGCCCATATAATAGCATCCATGCCTGTAGCATTCCTTCCTCCATATGTATATACCTCGAACCAGCAATCTCCTTCGACTGTTTTCACAATGATGGAACCCTCATTATCGTAACGGCGTTTTGCATCTATAGCAACCACTATACATTGTGTGCCAAATATTTTTGCAAGCTTTGAGATCAATCTAGGTTGTTCTACAGCAAAAGTATTTATCGAGACCTTATCCGCACCGTTGCATAAAACTAATCTAGCATCATCTTCTCCTCTGATCCCGCCTCCCACAGTGAATGGTATGTCGAGATTCGCTGCCACATCTCTAACGACTATCTCCAATATCTTGCGTTTCTCTGAGGATGCAGTAATGTCTAAGAATACTAATTCATCAGCTTTTGATTCACAGTAGCGTTGAGCAAGTTCGACCGGATCCCCAGCACTCCTTAAATTTACGAAATTGATTCCCTTCACTACCCTACCTTGAAAGACATCCAAGCACGGAACAATCCTTTTTGTTAGTGTCATTGTTTTCCATCTATGAGATTACATTAATAGCATCTTTAAGAGTAAATCTATTTTCATAAAGCGC comes from the Candidatus Methylarchaceae archaeon HK02M2 genome and includes:
- the hisF gene encoding imidazole glycerol phosphate synthase subunit HisF translates to MTLTKRIVPCLDVFQGRVVKGINFVNLRSAGDPVELAQRYCESKADELVFLDITASSEKRKILEIVVRDVAANLDIPFTVGGGIRGEDDARLVLCNGADKVSINTFAVEQPRLISKLAKIFGTQCIVVAIDAKRRYDNEGSIIVKTVEGDCWFEVYTYGGRNATGMDAIIWAQKVAKLGAGELLVTSMDRDGTENGFDLELTQTISEKVNIPIIASGGAGEPKHFYDAFTTGKADAALAASVFHYDKFPVDVIKNYLIEQGIQIRL